Proteins encoded in a region of the Patagioenas fasciata isolate bPatFas1 chromosome 21, bPatFas1.hap1, whole genome shotgun sequence genome:
- the RAB44 gene encoding ras-related protein Rab-44 has translation MAERRAAGKSRRLGSSRRKQLYNSSNETPAPAPSPGEEPPWASEIAQRVQELLRERDKEQAGFITRSDMQKLQEEDFPCSTEELELIFDGLDAAGTGRLSTEEFTAGLRQFLSSQKAARDHRRRKTASQRVRLAIPSVMLEGADSEEQRHFAAFMDQLGTDNVSEEQEIWQLWVKLRQDEPQLLGNLEEFLAKMRHRIQEARSKKEVLEKTLNKRVAEHEQEVQQLCETLEQQIQEKRQRLQQESMARSHQHSVELQRALDASEREVQRLVTAQMELETRCRSLRSTEQATSAENRQLEESNRVLEDRLRLLHRQLQQTHERLRTTRATVALEDVEEMGDRAVAELPGEVPLSPQMGPEKSEKHRSEMRIRLGSQSIKPKSTHQVVWEKLPAEISVLGAPRRASSTEEEPFPEFLKEERLSDQSSLLREMNEAIAALSKQLKPPALGAPPAPADAARHPQDDAEPQMEPEADTAHGTTPGGLRETLLGHIGHEVFEGDLKKGPTAAELRAPDVIQAGASVGAGNRRAEEPRAEQGQSPEEAQRMLFLQGKGTGVKELMLEAAEHLQGAPGGSMEAGEQLVEVEGEGWMQEKNGWGKEQLPGGAEEAAVNQGENLQAGVGAPEAGQTGLAAGWQLVRGELGPAVEECVQPSGETPGEEAEPPSGLSQKIEIEPGERLEPKPPSWDEMQMGAAQGDSVLPKVTVAPDPGVLEEECVSVEVHPWGETSDADVLAAPARHGGSSGAGMEDGELEVPQPQGESVTGAAAQGVSAGAEVPPANVQEGRTGTDVQPLEAQGSHASVQLCAEVEAAPQPPDEAGSSGTQPGGSVAPDVQPLEEGDEAELGLGEEMGAAAVHGEGPSPAETPVLTPELGGLFPVKAQALELVGAEESQADTRGDPSPEDPQGGEDGAAMQLGDEAECGGQGQGERGLQQEPVLNLQGAGVGQGEGAGAGVEPQELENQGTDVNGQLIAEVDELKSTPGGSTETDLQQLSEAASLDTEQGGNVAPDVQPLDQVDKPEAVEMVESEDSWADMQLRGGASPETPQGGGIHAAVHLVEEAEDEAQEQGEHGLQQEPELHPHGVTPGHGEGAPGGVQPPEEAESLGRLEDQSTGANVQLLTETDGLKPTAGGNMEADLWLWSETSSLDTEQGGNVAPDVQPLDQVDKPELVEMVQSEDSWAGTQLHGGLSPEGPREGEAGAAVQLGEEAGDGALGQGERELPHEPVLDPQAEGAGAGVQAWEEVVMLDTLEHQSTGVNVQLLTEAEELKSTSGGSTGADVAPLGAAETQEGAQSQSPGLDAGLCAAHTVDMCEGNAGERVSPTAEELPHPERAAAAEGPVLGALTGPNGQILEGTQTLEMLQGERAEAEERPLDGAQGLEGVQGERLEAGARILVETQSLGIKQGHDDGESVLAAPVSKVTLQTSMLKLETMMQEDVLIPDVWQPGASGQVAQSELQEQADNVSLHTVSQQPVKLPHMVEMEQADGPSEHPKQEVPPASTLRIRGQQEGNDQLGMVLGDSSPGGAANSSTQPHQQLLGEQSGDLNFAPRQKQQEVGQNTSQEGKASAGEPGATAAGGAGAAPRGSPEVSLDPDHLFNVLFVGDSHVGKTSFLYRLHADTFNPHLTATVGLDYQVKNLIVDNRRFALRLWDSAGQERYRSITKQFFRKADGVVLMYDITSEYSFSDVRYWLSCIQEGAEDGVAILLLGNKTDCAAERQVPVEEGERLAKEHQLMFYECSAASGHNVSESMVSFIRLLKDHEDKLKNKAEEEPKPPQKKKGCCW, from the exons ATGGCCGAGCGCCGGGCAGCCGGCAAGAGCCGGCGCTTGGGCTCCAGCCGGCGCAAGCAGCTGTACAACAGCTCCAATGAGACCCCAGCAccagcccccagccccggcgAGGAGCCACCATGGGCATCCGAAATAGCACAGAGGGTGCAGGAGCTCCTCAGGGAGCGGGACAAGGAGCAGGCGGGGTTCATCACCCGCTCGGACATGCAG AAATTGCAGGAGGAGGATTTCCCGTGCAgcacggaggagctggagctcatCTTCGATGGGCTGGATGCTGCCGGCACCGGGCGGTTGAGCACCGAGGAGTTCACTGCTGGGCTCC GGCAGTTCCTCAGCTCCCAAAAAGCTGCCAGGGACCATCGCCGGCGCAAAACAGCATCCCAGAGGGTCCGCTTGGCCATCCCCAGTGTGATGTTGGAGGGGGCGGACAGCGAGGAGCAGAGACACTTTGCTGCTTTTATGGACCAGCTGGGCACAGACAACGTCTCTGAAGA ACAGGAGATCTGGCAGCTCTGGGTGAAGCTCCGGCAGGACGAACCCCAGCTCCTGGGAAAcctggaggagtttctggccaAGATGAGGCACCGCATCCAAGAAGCCAGGAGCAAGAAGGAGGTTTTGGAGAAGACTCTGAACAA GCGTGTGGCCGAGCACGAGCAGGAGGTGCAGCAGCTCTGCGAGACCCTGGAGCAGCAGATCCAGGAGAAGCGGCAGCGGCTGCAGCAGGAG AGCATGGCCCGGAGCCACCAGCACAGCGTGGAGCTGCAGCGGGCGCTGGATGCCAGTGAGAGGGAGGTGCAGCGCTTGGTCACGGCGCAGATGGAG CTGGAGACGCGGTGTCGCAGCCTCCGCAGCACAGAGCAAGCTACCAGTGCCGAAAACCGGCAGCTGGAGGAGAGTAACCGGGTGCTGGAGGATCGTCTGCGGCTCCTCCACCGGCAGCTCCAGCAGACCCACGAGCGCCTGAGGACCACGAGGGCCACGGTGGCTTTGGAggacgtggaggagatggg GGACAGAGCGGTGGCAGAGCTGCCTGGCGAGgtgcccctgtccccacag ATGGGGCCGGAGAAGAGCGAGAAGCACCGCTCCGAGATGCGGATCAGGCTGGGGTCTCAGAGCATCAAACCCAAGAGCACCCACCAAGT GGTTTGGGAAAAGCTGCCTGCAGAAATAAGTGTTTTGGGAGCCCCGCGGAGAGCAAGCTCCACGGAAGAGGAGCCCTTCCCAGAATTTCTGAAAGAGGAACGCTTGTCTGACCAAAGCTCTTTGCTAAGAGAGATGAATGAAGCAATAGCAGCTCTGAGCAAACAGCTGAAGCCACCAGCCCTGGGTGCACCCCCTGCACCCGCAGACGCTGCCCGTCACCCCCAGGATGATGCTGAGCCCCAAATGGAGCCGGAGGCAGACACAGCCCATGGCACAACCCCCGGGGGCCTGCGAGAGACCCTCCTGGGCCACATCGGTCATGAGGTGTTTGAAGGAGACTTGAAAAAGGGACCAACCGCAGCTGAGCTTCGCGCTCCAGATGTGATACAGGCTGGTGCGTCCGTGGGAGCCGGGAACCGCAGGGCTGAGGAGCCACgggcagagcagggacagagcCCGGAGGAGGCACAGAGGATGTTGTTCCTGCAAGGAAAGGGCACCGGGGTGAAGGAGCTGATGCTAGAGGCAGCTGAGCACCTGCAGGGAGCACCGGGAGGGAGCATGGAGGCAGGAGAGCAGTTGGTGGAGGTGGAAGGAGAAGGATGgatgcaggaaaaaaatggtTGGGGAAAGGAACAGCTCCCGGGAGGAGCTGAGGAAGCGGCAGTAAATCAGGGAGAAAATCTGCAGGCAGGTGTGGGGGCACCTGAGGCTGGGCAGACGGGTCTAGCAGCGGGATGGCAGCTTGTCAGGGGTGAGCTTGGCCCGGCTGTGGAAGAGTGTGTGCAACCCTCGGGTGAAACTCCGGGAGAAGAGGCTGAACCCCCATCGGGGCTCTCCCAGAAGATTGAAATAGAGCCTGGAGAGCGCCTGGAGCCAAAGCCACCATCCTGGGATGAGATGCAAATGGGAGCAGCCCAGGGGGACAGTGTCCTCCCCAAGGTAACAGTGGCTCCTGACCCTGGGGTGCTGGAGGAAGAGTGTGTCAGTGTGGAGGTGCATCCCTGGGGAGAGACCTCGGATGCTGAcgtgctggcagctccagctcggCATGGAGGGAGCAGCGGAGCTGGGATGGAGGACGGGGAGCTGGAGGTACCGCAGCCACAGGGTGAGTCTGTGACGGGCGCTGCAGCGCAGGGGGTGAGCGCGGGTGCAGAGGTGCCACCCGCCAATGTGCAGGAAGGCAGAACGGGAACAGATGTGCAACCGCTGGAGGCCCAGGGCAGCCATGCCAGCGTGCAGCTGTGTGCAGAGGTGGAGGCGGCTCCACAGCCCCCGGATGAGGCCGGGTCCTCAGGGACACAGCCTGGGGGCAGCGTGGCTCCAGATGTGCAACCGctggaggagggtgatgaagcagaGTTAGGGCTGGGGGAGGAAATGGGCGCTGCTGCGGTGCATGGTGAGGGGCCTTCCCCAGCAGAAACACCTGTGCTGACCCCAGAGTTGGGTGGGCTCTTCCCAGTTAAGGCTCAGGCACTGGAACTGGTGGGGGCAGAGGAATCTCAGGCAGACACGCGTGGGGATCCCAGTCCAGAAGACCCCCAGGGTGGCGAGGATGGAGCAGCCATGCAGCTCGGGGATGAGGCTGAGTGTGGGGGACAAGGGCAGGGTGAGCGTGGGCTGCAACAGGAGCCTGTGCTCAACCTGCAGGGAGCAGgagttgggcagggagagggggcTGGGGCAGGTGTGGAACCTCAGGAGCTGGAGAACCAGGGCACTGATGTCAATGGGCAGCTGATTGCAGAGGTGGACGAGCTCAAATCAAccccaggagggagcacagagacaGATCTGCAGCAGTTGAGTGAGGCCGCCTCCCTGGATACAGAGCAGGGAGGGAACGTGGCGCCAGATGTCCAACCCCTGGATCAGGTTGATAAACCAGAGGCAGTGGAAATGGTGGAGTCAGAGGACTCCTGGGCAGACATGCAGCTGCGTGGGGGTGCCAGCCCAGAAACCCCCCAAGGAGGGGGGATCCATGCAGCTGTACATCTCGTGGAGGAGGCTGAGGATGAGGCACAAGAGCAGGGTGAGCATGGGCTGCAACAGGAGCCTGAGCTTCACCCCCATGGAGTGACCCCCGGGCATGGAGAGGGGGCTCCTGGAGGTGTGCAGCCCCCTGAGGAGGCTGAgagcctgggcaggctggaggacCAGAGCACTGGGGCAAATGTGCAGCTGCTGACAGAGACAGATGGGCTCAAACCAACCGCAGGAGGGAACATGGAGGCAGATCTGTGGCTCTGGAGTGAGACCAGCTCCTTGGACACAGAGCAGGGAGGGAACGTGGCTCCAGATGTGCAACCCCTGGATCAGGTTGATAAGCCAGAGTTAGTGGAAATGGTGCAGTCAGAGGACTCCTGGGCAGGCACGCAGCTGCATGGGGGGCTCAGCCCAGAAGGCCCAAGGGAAGGGGAGGCTGGAGCAGCCGTGCAGCTGGGGGAGGAGGCTGGGGATGGGGCACTAGGGCAGGGTGAGCGTGAGCTGCCCCACGAGCCTGTGCTCGATCCACAGGCAGAGGGGGCTGGGGCAGGTGTGCAAGCGTGGGAAGAGGTTGTAATGCTGGACACGCTGGAGCACCAGAGCACCGGTGTCAATGTCCAGCTGCTTACGGAGGCAGAAGAGCTCAAATCCACCTCGGGAGGGAGCACAGGGGCAGATgtggcacccctgggtgcagctGAGACGCAGGAAGGGGCACAgagccagagccctggcttgGACGCAGGTCTGTGTGCAGCTCACACCGTGGACATGTGTGAGGGGAATGCTGGTGAACGTGTGTCCCCTACAGCTGAGGAGCTGCCACATCCTGagcgtgctgctgctgctgagggtcCTGTGCTGGGAGCACTCACTGGTCCCAATGGGCAGATCCTGGAGGGTACCCAGACACTGGAaatgctgcagggagagagggcTGAAGCAGAGGAGAGGCCTTTGGATGGAGCTCAAGGTCTGGAAGGGGTGCAGGGAGAGAGGCTGGAGGCAGGAGCGAGGATTTTGGTTGAAACTCAGAGTTTAGGGATAAAGCAGGGCCATGATGATGGTGAATCTGTGCTGGCAGCCCCAGTCTCCAAGGTGACGTTGCAAACCAGCATGCTAAAGCTGGAAACGATGATGCAGGAGGATGTTCTCATTCCAGATGTGTGGCAGCCAGGTGCTTCGGGACAGGTGGCCCAAAGCgagctgcaggagcaggcagATAACGTGAGTCTTCACACAGTTTCCCAGCAGCCAGTGAAGCTGCCACACATGGTGGAAATGGAGCAGGCAGATGGACCTTCTGAGCATCCAAAACAAGAGGTGCCACCAGCATCAACCCTTCGCATAAGGGGGCAGCAAGAGGGCAACGATCAGCTGGGGATGGTCCTTGGAGACAGCTCTCCGGGGGGTGCAGCCAACAGCAGCacgcagcctcaccagcagctcTTGGGAGAACAGAGCGGAGACCTCAACTTTGCTCCGCGGCAGAAGCAGCAAGAGGTTGGGCAGAACACGAGCCAGGAAGGCAAGGCCAGCGCAGGAGAGCCAGGGGCCACGGCTGCaggtggggcaggagctgctccacGAGGTTCTCCTGAAGTTTCCCTGGACCCAGACCACCTCTTCAATGTGCTGTTTGTCGGGGACTCCCACGTGGGCAAAACATCCTTCCTGTACCGCTTGCACGCTGACACCTTCAACCCGCACCTCACCGCCACAGTAG GACTGGATTATCAGGTCAAAAACCTCATTGTGGACAACAGGCGCTTTGCTCTGCGTCTGTGGGACTCAGCTGGCCAAGAAAG GTACCGCAGCATCACCAAGCAGTTCTTCCGCAAGGCGGACGGGGTCGTGCTGATGTACGACATCACCTCGGAATATTCCTTCTCGGACGTGCGGTACTGGCTGAGCTGCATCCAG GAAGGAGCAGAAGATGGAGTCGCTATTTTGCTTCTCGGGAACAAAACCGactgtgctgcagagagacaggtcCCTGTGGAAGAGGGGGAACGCTTGGCCAAG GAGCATCAGCTGATGTTTTACGAATGCAGCGCTGCCTCGGGCCACAACGTCTCCGAGTCCATGGTCAGCTTCATCAG gttgctcaaagaccaTGAAGACAAATTGAAGAATAAGGCAGAAGAGGAACCAAAGCCACCTCAGAAGAAAAAGGGCTGCTGCTGGTGA
- the CDKN1A gene encoding cyclin-dependent kinase inhibitor 1 produces MPLSQSRARQLPCSSKVCRNLFGPVDHDQLQNDFEDLLRQNLEEAQQRWNFDFETETPLEGHFKWERVFLDDQPPQEVHSLVKITGGESRSSLVHKVSPKGRLGRICPEESQQSSEIHRAGSPKSLKRGQSTIKDFYSSKRRIIPDKPKP; encoded by the exons ATGCCCCTGTCTCAGAGCAGGGCCAGGCAGCTGCCGTGCAGCAGCAAGGTGTGCAGGAACCTCTTTGGCCCCGTGGACCATGACCAGCTCCAGAATGACTTTGAGGACCTGTTGAGGCAAAACCTGGAAGAAGCTCAGCAGCGCTGGAACTTCGACTTTGAGACGGAGACTCCCTTGGAAGGACACTTCAAGTGGGAGAGGGTCTTCCTGGATGACCAGCCGCCCCAGGAGGTCCACAGCCTGGTCAAGATCACCGGCGGTGAGAGCAGGAGCTCCTTGGTCCACAAGGTCTCCCCCAAAGGCCGTCTTGGCAGGATTTGCCCCGAGGAGTCTCAGCAGAGCTCGGAGATTCACAGGGCTGGTTCCCCAAAGAGCTTGAAGCGTGGGCAGAGCACCATCAAAG ACTTCTACAGCTCCAAGCGGAGGATCATCCCCGACAAGCCCAAGCCGTGA